One ANME-2 cluster archaeon genomic region harbors:
- a CDS encoding DNA-directed RNA polymerase subunit N → MIPVRCFTCGKVISSLWEDFEKRVAELEEPGTVLDDLGVERYCCRRMLLTHIKLLDSFAPYQ, encoded by the coding sequence ATGATACCTGTACGATGTTTCACCTGTGGAAAGGTCATTTCCAGCCTTTGGGAAGATTTCGAGAAGCGTGTAGCTGAATTGGAAGAACCCGGTACGGTACTGGATGATCTGGGCGTTGAAAGATATTGCTGTCGCAGGATGCTGCTAACACACATCAAACTGCTGGATTCGTTTGCACCATACCAGTAG